From a region of the Daphnia pulicaria isolate SC F1-1A chromosome 1, SC_F0-13Bv2, whole genome shotgun sequence genome:
- the LOC124327954 gene encoding endoribonuclease Dcr-1-like, whose protein sequence is MTDSSYKNNCLTESYNEQEWIGDRVLGFEMAKFVSLNCQDTVDAKSATFATLTSNEFWAVLTVRHGIHKHIKLCDNNLTAKIDAFAEQQTRNGHQHMHEFFEIVESVDDPELPFATFTEPPKELADV, encoded by the exons ATGACGGACTCATCTTACAAGAACAATTGCCTCACCGAGTCCTACAATGAACAGGAGTGGATAGGTGACCGAGTATTGG gtTTTGAAATGGCAAAATTTGTCAGTCTGAACTGTCAAGACACGGTGGACGCAAAGTCGGCCACTTTTGCAACTCTGACGAGTAACGAATTTTGGGCAGTTCTCACCGTTAGGCATGGCATACATAAACACATCAAGCTATGTGATAACAACCTAACAGCTAAAATCGATGCCTTTGCCGAACAACAGACCCGTAATGGACACCAACACATGCATGAG TTTTTTGAGATAGTGGAGTCGGTGGACGACCCAGAACTGCCTTTCGCCACCTTCACTGAGCCCCCTAAGGAATTGGCTGACGTCTAG